A single region of the Paraburkholderia sp. SOS3 genome encodes:
- a CDS encoding Nramp family divalent metal transporter, whose amino-acid sequence MQFKLPTTATAPFCPAEVQGSVAVNPNAPFWKRILQFAGPGLLVSIGYMDPGNWATDIEAGSRYGYDLLFVVVLSSLAAMVLQCLSMRLGIATGKDLAQLSRARYSPGVVRIQWLLAEISIIACDLAEVLGGALAFHLLFKISLTGGVLLTALDTLIVLGLQGKNFRDLEAIMLGLIATIGVGYVIELALVKPDWSAVAHGIVPSWQALDSREPLYLAIGILGATVMPHNLYLHSSVVQTRAVKRNSKGIGSAIAMSRIDTIISLLLALLINAAILILAAAAFHSTGHNQVTEIEDAYKLLAPIVGTSLAAILFAVTLFASGQSSTFTGTVAGQVIMEGFLDLNIPCWQRRLITRTLALIPALIGIQLLGNGAVGQLLVASQVVLSLQLPFALYPLIRMTDDRALMGEFANRLPTRMLAWALFAVISAANAWLVVQTVGWLG is encoded by the coding sequence TTGCAGTTCAAACTACCGACTACGGCGACAGCGCCGTTTTGCCCGGCGGAAGTACAGGGTTCCGTCGCGGTCAATCCAAACGCACCGTTCTGGAAGCGCATTTTGCAGTTCGCGGGCCCCGGCCTGCTCGTGTCGATCGGCTATATGGACCCCGGCAACTGGGCGACCGATATCGAGGCCGGTTCGCGCTACGGGTATGACCTGCTCTTCGTCGTCGTACTGTCGAGCCTCGCGGCGATGGTGCTGCAGTGCCTGAGCATGCGCCTGGGCATCGCGACAGGCAAGGACCTCGCCCAACTGTCGCGCGCCCGTTATTCGCCGGGCGTCGTGCGCATCCAGTGGCTGCTCGCCGAAATCTCGATCATCGCGTGCGACCTCGCCGAAGTGCTAGGCGGCGCGCTTGCATTTCATCTGCTGTTCAAGATTTCATTGACGGGCGGCGTGCTGCTCACCGCGCTCGATACGCTGATCGTGCTCGGTTTGCAGGGCAAGAATTTCCGCGATCTCGAGGCGATCATGCTGGGACTGATCGCGACGATAGGCGTCGGCTATGTGATCGAACTCGCGCTCGTGAAGCCGGACTGGTCGGCCGTCGCGCATGGCATCGTGCCGTCGTGGCAGGCGCTCGACAGCCGCGAACCGCTCTACCTCGCAATCGGCATCCTCGGTGCAACGGTCATGCCGCACAACCTGTATCTGCATTCGTCGGTCGTGCAGACGCGTGCGGTGAAGCGCAATTCGAAGGGCATCGGCTCGGCGATCGCCATGTCGCGCATCGATACGATCATCTCGCTGCTGCTCGCGCTGCTGATCAACGCGGCGATCCTGATTCTCGCCGCCGCGGCGTTTCATTCGACCGGCCACAATCAGGTAACCGAAATCGAAGACGCCTACAAGCTGCTCGCGCCGATCGTCGGGACGAGTCTCGCAGCTATTCTGTTCGCAGTGACGCTATTCGCGTCCGGCCAAAGCTCGACATTCACAGGTACGGTTGCGGGCCAGGTCATCATGGAAGGCTTTCTCGACCTCAATATCCCGTGCTGGCAGCGCCGGCTGATCACGCGCACGCTCGCGTTGATTCCCGCACTGATCGGCATCCAGCTGCTCGGTAACGGCGCGGTCGGCCAACTGCTCGTCGCAAGCCAGGTCGTGCTGAGCCTGCAATTGCCATTTGCGCTGTATCCGCTGATCCGCATGACGGACGACCGCGCGCTGATGGGCGAGTTCGCGAACCGGCTGCCGACGCGCATGCTCGCGTGGGCGCTCTTCGCGGTGATCAGTGCCGCGAATGCGTGGCTCGTCGTGCAGACGGTGGGATGGCTGGGCTGA
- a CDS encoding acyl-CoA dehydrogenase family protein, whose product MNDARQPAEREAQPRAHAPAQDLTSLLAALHETAAERDRAGGHAAREKQWIADAGLLTLAVPHEFGGKFGGGGGANWFDVYQTIRAIATVDSALAHLLGFQCLQIVSVDVWGNDEQRARYLGDTVRERWWWGNAVNPLDTRLVATATAGGGYRLNGAKGFCSGTRGSQMMTVSAHDAAAGKSVYGVVPTTREGITVHDDWDPIGQRQTDSGTVSFDHVRLEPHEVMQRSDVPRATLRTLVSQLVLTNLFVGIAQGALDEARRYFTQYTRPWITSGVARAADDPYQLQRFGEMRLKTIGAEAMAERAARALDDAWNRGLALDAQQRAHVALATSEAKVFAHRAALDVSEALFDACGARASGAPLALDRFWRNARVHTLHDPLDYRVRDIGRYALDGTLPDVSLYT is encoded by the coding sequence ATGAACGACGCGCGCCAGCCGGCCGAACGCGAAGCGCAACCGCGCGCTCACGCGCCGGCGCAAGACCTGACCTCCCTGCTTGCCGCATTGCATGAAACGGCTGCCGAACGCGACCGCGCCGGCGGTCATGCGGCGCGCGAAAAGCAATGGATCGCCGATGCCGGTCTGCTGACGCTTGCCGTGCCGCACGAATTCGGCGGCAAATTCGGCGGTGGCGGGGGCGCGAACTGGTTTGACGTCTACCAGACAATTCGCGCGATCGCGACCGTCGACAGCGCGCTTGCACATCTGCTCGGGTTTCAGTGTCTGCAGATCGTCAGCGTCGACGTCTGGGGCAACGACGAGCAGCGCGCGCGTTACCTTGGCGACACGGTCCGGGAGCGCTGGTGGTGGGGCAATGCAGTGAACCCGCTCGATACGCGACTCGTTGCGACCGCAACGGCCGGCGGCGGCTATCGCCTGAACGGCGCGAAGGGTTTCTGCTCCGGCACGCGCGGCTCGCAGATGATGACCGTCTCCGCTCACGACGCCGCGGCCGGCAAATCGGTATACGGTGTCGTGCCGACCACGCGCGAGGGCATCACGGTCCACGACGACTGGGACCCGATCGGCCAGCGGCAAACCGACAGCGGCACGGTCTCGTTCGACCATGTCCGGCTCGAACCCCATGAAGTGATGCAACGTTCGGACGTGCCGCGCGCAACGCTGCGCACACTGGTTTCGCAACTGGTGCTGACCAATCTGTTCGTCGGCATCGCCCAAGGGGCGCTCGACGAAGCGCGCCGCTATTTCACGCAGTACACGCGTCCCTGGATCACCTCGGGTGTCGCGCGTGCCGCCGACGATCCGTATCAATTGCAACGCTTTGGCGAAATGCGCCTGAAGACGATCGGCGCCGAGGCGATGGCCGAGCGCGCGGCCCGCGCGCTCGACGACGCCTGGAACAGGGGCCTCGCGCTCGATGCGCAGCAGCGTGCGCATGTCGCGCTGGCCACCTCGGAAGCGAAGGTGTTCGCGCATCGCGCCGCACTCGATGTGAGCGAGGCGCTGTTCGACGCGTGCGGCGCACGCGCGTCCGGTGCTCCGCTCGCGCTCGACCGTTTTTGGCGCAATGCGCGCGTGCACACGCTGCACGACCCGCTCGACTACCGCGTCCGCGATATCGGACGCTACGCGCTCGATGGGACATTGCCGGACGTTTCTTTGTACACTTGA
- a CDS encoding efflux transporter outer membrane subunit — protein sequence MKKDQTMRGFGRAAASALLLVLLAACSVEPTYKRPDAPTPAAFKEAPATDAKDMGTWKTAEPADAAHRGEWWTIFGDPVLDDLEQQAAAANQDLKAAAARVQQSRALVQNARSDWFPTIDAGFGPTRQRLSPASQFLPPNANVPTQTLWRAQATASYEVDLFGRISSNVHATQADAQQSEALFRSVQLALQADVAQNYFQLREFDTQVDLFRQTVKLREDSLKLVQQRFDEGEISELDLARAKNELATARADAVGVARQRAASEHSLAILLGKAPADFSFAASPLVPVTARVPAGLPSALLERRPDIAAAERAMAAANARVGLAKSAYFPRLDITAAGGFEAGTLADLFHWSSRAFILGPFAGTALTLPLFDGGRRRAGVDQARAKYDEDVAQYRQQVLQAFREVEDNLSDLRLLDDQIEQENDAVSASQRSAHLSATQYKEGQIAYLDVIDAERQVLQTQLQASQLTGVQAVATVNLIRALGGGWGDMKAQDGTTVGSRNDGQQLAKQ from the coding sequence ATGAAAAAAGACCAAACGATGCGCGGCTTCGGCCGCGCGGCAGCGAGCGCGTTGCTGCTGGTATTGCTGGCGGCGTGCTCGGTCGAGCCGACCTATAAGCGGCCCGACGCGCCGACGCCGGCCGCGTTCAAGGAAGCGCCGGCAACCGACGCGAAGGACATGGGTACGTGGAAAACCGCGGAACCGGCCGACGCCGCGCACCGCGGCGAATGGTGGACGATCTTCGGCGACCCGGTGCTCGACGACCTCGAGCAGCAGGCAGCCGCGGCAAACCAGGACCTGAAGGCCGCGGCCGCGCGCGTGCAGCAATCGCGCGCGCTCGTGCAGAACGCGCGTTCCGACTGGTTCCCGACCATCGATGCGGGCTTCGGCCCGACGCGTCAGCGTCTGTCGCCGGCGTCGCAGTTCCTGCCGCCGAATGCGAACGTGCCGACGCAGACGCTGTGGCGCGCCCAGGCGACCGCTTCGTACGAAGTGGATCTGTTCGGCCGCATCAGTTCGAACGTCCATGCAACGCAGGCCGACGCGCAGCAGAGCGAAGCGCTGTTCCGTTCGGTGCAGCTCGCGTTGCAGGCCGACGTCGCGCAGAACTACTTCCAGCTGCGCGAGTTCGATACGCAGGTCGACCTGTTCCGGCAGACGGTGAAGTTGCGCGAGGATTCCCTGAAGCTCGTGCAGCAGCGCTTCGACGAAGGCGAGATCAGCGAACTCGACCTCGCGCGTGCGAAAAACGAGCTTGCTACCGCGCGTGCCGATGCGGTTGGCGTGGCGCGGCAGCGCGCGGCGTCCGAGCACAGCCTTGCGATTCTGCTTGGCAAGGCGCCGGCCGACTTCTCGTTCGCCGCGTCGCCGCTCGTGCCGGTCACGGCGCGCGTGCCGGCGGGCTTGCCGTCCGCATTGCTCGAGCGCCGTCCGGACATCGCGGCGGCGGAGCGTGCGATGGCCGCGGCGAATGCACGCGTCGGCCTTGCGAAGTCCGCGTATTTCCCGAGGCTCGACATCACGGCGGCCGGAGGGTTCGAGGCAGGCACGCTGGCCGACCTGTTCCACTGGTCGAGCCGCGCGTTCATTCTCGGGCCGTTCGCCGGTACCGCGCTGACGCTGCCGCTGTTCGACGGCGGCCGGCGCCGCGCCGGTGTCGATCAGGCGCGGGCGAAATACGACGAAGACGTCGCGCAGTATCGTCAGCAGGTGCTGCAGGCGTTCCGCGAAGTCGAAGACAACCTGTCCGACCTGCGTCTGCTCGACGATCAGATCGAGCAGGAGAACGACGCGGTCAGTGCGTCGCAGCGTTCGGCGCATCTGTCGGCCACGCAGTATAAGGAAGGGCAGATCGCCTACCTCGACGTGATCGACGCGGAGCGTCAGGTGCTGCAGACGCAGTTGCAGGCGAGCCAGCTCACCGGTGTCCAGGCGGTCGCGACGGTCAACCTGATTCGCGCGCTCGGCGGCGGATGGGGCGACATGAAAGCGCAGGACGGCACGACCGTCGGCTCGCGCAACGACGGGCAGCAGCTCGCGAAGCAGTAG
- a CDS encoding efflux RND transporter permease subunit: protein MNISKFFIDRPIFAGVLSVLILLAGVIALFQLPISEYPEVVPPSVVVKAQYPGANPKVIAEAVASPLEEQINGVENMLYMQSQANSDGNLTLTVTFALGTNPDLATQLVQNRVNQALPRLPEDVQRLGVTTIKSSPTLTMVVHLISPNDRYDMTYLRNYALLNVRDRLQRIRGVGEVQLWGAGDYAMRVWLDPTKVAERNLTATEVVNAIREQNIQVAAGVIGASPSMPGTQLQLLVNARGRLKTEEEFGDIVVKTAPDGAVTYLHDIGRIELAASEYGLRSLLDNKPAVALAINQSPGANSLQISDEVRKTMKELAADMPTGVQYKIVYDPTQFVRSSIEAVIHTLLEAIALVVIVVIVFLQTWRASIIPLIAVPVSIVGTFSLLLAFGFSINALSLFGMVLAIGIVVDDAIVVVENVERNIERGLTAREATYKAMQEVSGPIIAIALTLVAVFVPLAFMTGLTGQFYKQFAMTIAISTVISAFNSLTLSPALSAMLLRGHGEKEDWLTRGMNRVLGGFFRRFNKVFHRGSEAYGKGVTGVLRHKGMMLVVYAVLLALTAVVYRAVPGGFVPAQDKEYLIAFAQLPNGASLDRTENVIRDMSAIALKQPGVESAVAFPGLSVNGFTNSSSAGIVFVTLKPFDERKGRALSAGAIAGALNAQYSSIKGSFVAVFPPPPVLGLGTLGGFKMQLEDHGSVGYAALNDAAEAFVKKARQTPELGPTFSSYQINVPQLNVDLDRVKAKQLGVAVTDVFNTMQIYLGSLYVNDFNRFGRVYQVRVQADAPFRATAEDIGQLKTRNANGDMVPLSSLVKVTPTFGPEMVVRYNGYTAADINGGPAPGYSSGEAQAAAERVAAEVLPRGVKLEWTDLTYQQILAGNAGLWVFPISVLLVFLVLAALYESLTLPLAVILIVPMSMLSALTGVWLTDGDNNIFTQIGLMVLVGLASKNAILIVEFARELEHDGRSPIAAAIEASRLRLRPILMTSIAFIMGVVPLVLSSGAGSEMRHAMGIAVFFGMLGVTLFGLMLTPVFYVVLRLMAGGKIHVAQKDAPHRVAQTTDA, encoded by the coding sequence ATGAACATATCCAAGTTTTTTATCGATCGGCCCATTTTCGCGGGCGTGCTATCGGTCCTGATTCTGCTGGCCGGCGTCATCGCGCTGTTTCAGTTGCCGATCTCGGAGTACCCGGAAGTCGTGCCGCCGTCGGTGGTCGTGAAGGCGCAGTACCCGGGCGCGAACCCGAAGGTGATCGCCGAAGCGGTGGCTTCGCCGCTCGAGGAGCAGATCAACGGCGTCGAGAACATGCTGTACATGCAGTCGCAGGCGAATAGCGACGGCAATCTCACGCTCACCGTGACGTTCGCGCTCGGCACGAACCCCGATCTCGCGACGCAGCTCGTGCAGAACCGCGTGAACCAGGCGTTGCCGCGTCTGCCGGAAGACGTGCAGCGCCTTGGCGTGACGACGATCAAAAGCTCGCCGACGCTGACGATGGTCGTGCACCTGATCTCGCCGAACGACCGCTACGACATGACGTATCTGCGCAACTACGCGTTGCTCAACGTGCGCGACCGGCTGCAACGGATTCGCGGCGTCGGCGAAGTGCAGCTGTGGGGCGCGGGCGACTACGCGATGCGCGTGTGGCTCGATCCGACCAAGGTGGCCGAGCGCAATCTGACGGCGACCGAAGTGGTCAACGCGATTCGCGAGCAGAACATCCAGGTCGCGGCCGGCGTGATCGGCGCGTCGCCCTCGATGCCGGGCACGCAATTGCAACTGCTCGTGAATGCGCGCGGACGCCTGAAAACCGAGGAGGAATTCGGCGATATCGTCGTGAAGACGGCGCCCGACGGCGCGGTCACGTACCTGCACGATATCGGGCGCATCGAACTCGCCGCATCCGAATATGGCCTGCGTTCGTTGCTCGACAACAAGCCGGCCGTGGCGCTCGCCATTAATCAGTCGCCGGGTGCGAACTCGCTGCAGATTTCCGATGAAGTGCGCAAGACGATGAAGGAACTCGCCGCCGATATGCCGACGGGCGTGCAGTACAAGATCGTCTACGACCCGACGCAGTTCGTGCGCTCGAGTATCGAAGCAGTGATTCATACGCTGCTCGAAGCGATCGCGCTCGTCGTGATCGTCGTGATCGTGTTCCTGCAGACGTGGCGCGCGTCGATCATTCCGTTGATCGCCGTGCCGGTGTCGATCGTCGGTACGTTCTCGCTGCTGCTCGCATTCGGCTTCTCGATCAATGCGCTGTCGCTGTTCGGGATGGTGCTCGCGATCGGTATCGTCGTCGACGATGCGATCGTGGTGGTGGAGAACGTCGAGCGCAACATCGAAAGGGGGCTGACTGCGCGCGAGGCGACCTATAAGGCAATGCAGGAGGTGAGCGGGCCGATTATCGCCATCGCGCTCACGCTCGTTGCCGTGTTCGTGCCACTCGCATTCATGACGGGCCTGACCGGCCAGTTCTACAAGCAGTTCGCGATGACCATCGCGATCTCGACCGTGATTTCGGCGTTCAACTCGCTGACGCTGTCGCCGGCGCTGTCGGCCATGCTGCTGCGCGGCCACGGCGAGAAGGAAGACTGGCTTACGCGTGGCATGAATCGCGTGCTTGGCGGCTTCTTCCGGCGCTTCAACAAGGTGTTCCATCGCGGCTCGGAAGCATACGGCAAGGGCGTGACGGGCGTGCTGCGGCACAAGGGCATGATGCTTGTCGTGTACGCGGTGCTGCTTGCTTTGACGGCTGTTGTCTATCGCGCGGTGCCGGGCGGTTTCGTGCCTGCGCAGGACAAGGAGTATCTGATTGCGTTCGCGCAGCTGCCGAACGGCGCGTCGCTCGACCGCACCGAAAACGTGATCCGCGATATGAGCGCGATCGCGCTGAAGCAGCCGGGCGTCGAGAGCGCCGTGGCGTTCCCGGGTCTCTCGGTGAACGGTTTTACGAACAGCTCGAGCGCGGGCATCGTATTCGTTACGCTCAAGCCGTTCGATGAACGCAAGGGCAGGGCGCTGTCCGCCGGTGCGATCGCCGGTGCGCTGAACGCGCAATACAGCAGCATCAAAGGCTCGTTCGTCGCGGTGTTTCCGCCGCCGCCGGTGCTCGGTCTCGGCACGCTCGGCGGCTTCAAGATGCAGCTCGAAGATCACGGTTCGGTCGGCTACGCGGCACTGAACGATGCGGCCGAGGCCTTCGTCAAGAAAGCCCGGCAGACGCCGGAACTCGGCCCGACGTTCTCGAGCTACCAGATCAACGTGCCTCAGCTGAACGTCGATCTGGACCGCGTGAAAGCGAAGCAGCTCGGTGTGGCGGTGACGGACGTGTTCAACACCATGCAGATTTATCTGGGTTCGCTGTATGTAAACGACTTCAACCGTTTCGGCCGCGTTTATCAGGTACGTGTACAGGCCGACGCGCCGTTCCGCGCGACGGCGGAAGACATCGGCCAGCTGAAAACACGCAATGCGAACGGCGACATGGTGCCGCTGTCGTCGCTCGTGAAGGTGACGCCGACCTTCGGTCCGGAGATGGTGGTCCGCTACAACGGTTACACGGCAGCGGATATCAACGGCGGGCCGGCGCCCGGCTATTCGTCGGGCGAGGCGCAGGCGGCGGCCGAACGCGTTGCGGCCGAGGTGTTGCCGCGCGGCGTGAAGCTCGAATGGACCGACCTCACGTATCAGCAGATTCTCGCGGGCAATGCGGGTCTCTGGGTGTTCCCGATCAGCGTGCTGCTCGTGTTCCTCGTGCTGGCCGCGCTGTACGAGAGCCTGACGCTGCCGCTCGCGGTGATCCTGATCGTGCCGATGAGCATGTTGTCCGCATTGACGGGCGTGTGGCTCACCGACGGCGACAACAATATCTTCACGCAGATCGGCCTGATGGTGCTCGTGGGTCTAGCGTCGAAGAACGCGATCCTGATCGTCGAGTTCGCACGCGAACTCGAACACGACGGGCGCTCGCCGATCGCCGCGGCCATCGAAGCAAGCCGTCTGCGTCTGCGCCCGATTCTGATGACGTCGATCGCGTTCATCATGGGTGTCGTGCCGCTCGTTCTGTCGTCGGGTGCGGGTTCGGAGATGCGGCATGCGATGGGTATCGCCGTGTTCTTCGGGATGCTCGGCGTGACGCTGTTCGGCCTGATGCTGACGCCGGTGTTCTACGTCGTGCTGCGCCTGATGGCGGGCGGCAAGATTCACGTTGCACAGAAAGATGCGCCGCATAGGGTTGCGCAAACAACCGATGCGTAA
- a CDS encoding efflux RND transporter periplasmic adaptor subunit, with protein MSLLPLSRTRLAIAAVAVIVIAGIGTLGAMRVDARSESPAQAAPLTEVDVAAVVQKTITDWQSYSGRLEAIDKVEIRPQVPGTIVAVNFKDGALVKKGDTLFVIDPRPYQAEVDRAAAQLAAAQAQRQYAQTDWERAQRLIGDNAIAKRDYDEKQNAARSADANVKGAQAALEAAQINLGYTKVTAPVSGRVSRAEITLGNVVSAGAGAPVLTTLVSVSPIYASFDADEQTYLQYISRVKNSGKVPVELGLANETGYSRSGVIDSVDNRLDTSSGTIRVRARFDNADGTLVPGLYARVKVSGSAPHAALLIDDAAIGTDQDKKFVLVVDKSNKVAYREVQIGHLQGNLRVITGGLLNGERIVVNGTQRVRPGEQIKAHMVPMTGGDGEPKNDSSVAEGKPARTNAQKNS; from the coding sequence ATGTCATTGCTTCCTCTTTCCCGCACCCGGCTGGCCATTGCCGCCGTGGCCGTTATCGTGATTGCCGGGATCGGCACGCTCGGCGCGATGCGCGTCGATGCGCGCTCCGAGTCGCCGGCGCAGGCCGCGCCGCTGACCGAAGTCGACGTCGCTGCAGTCGTGCAGAAGACGATCACCGACTGGCAATCGTATTCGGGGCGTCTCGAGGCGATCGACAAGGTCGAGATCCGTCCACAGGTGCCGGGCACGATCGTCGCCGTGAACTTCAAGGACGGCGCGCTCGTGAAGAAGGGCGACACGCTGTTCGTGATCGATCCGCGTCCGTATCAGGCCGAAGTCGATCGCGCGGCCGCGCAACTGGCCGCCGCGCAGGCGCAGCGCCAGTATGCGCAGACGGATTGGGAACGCGCGCAGCGCCTGATCGGCGACAACGCGATCGCAAAGCGCGACTACGACGAGAAGCAGAACGCCGCGCGTTCGGCCGACGCCAACGTGAAGGGCGCGCAAGCCGCGCTCGAAGCCGCGCAGATCAACCTCGGCTATACGAAAGTCACGGCGCCCGTATCGGGCCGCGTGTCGCGCGCCGAAATCACGCTCGGCAACGTGGTGAGCGCGGGTGCGGGGGCGCCGGTGCTGACCACGCTCGTGTCCGTCTCGCCCATCTACGCTTCTTTCGATGCGGACGAGCAGACGTATCTGCAGTACATCAGCCGGGTGAAGAACAGCGGCAAGGTGCCGGTCGAACTCGGTCTCGCGAACGAAACGGGCTACTCGCGTTCGGGCGTTATCGATTCGGTCGATAACCGGCTCGATACGTCGTCGGGCACGATCCGCGTGCGCGCACGCTTCGATAACGCGGATGGCACGCTCGTCCCGGGCCTCTATGCACGCGTGAAGGTGAGCGGCAGCGCGCCGCACGCGGCGTTGCTGATCGACGATGCTGCGATCGGCACCGACCAGGACAAGAAGTTCGTGCTCGTCGTCGACAAGAGCAACAAGGTTGCCTATCGCGAAGTGCAGATCGGCCACCTGCAAGGCAACTTGCGCGTGATTACCGGCGGTTTGCTGAACGGCGAGCGGATCGTCGTGAACGGCACGCAGCGCGTGCGCCCCGGCGAGCAGATCAAGGCGCACATGGTGCCGATGACAGGCGGCGACGGCGAGCCGAAGAACGATTCGTCGGTTGCAGAAGGCAAGCCCGCACGCACGAACGCACAGAAGAATTCGTGA
- a CDS encoding alpha/beta hydrolase produces the protein MDAFNSRHSLIPPGSGLAGGHTSLDVSDVRIEGYAQDITLRLYRQTGKASLPILLYFHGGGFVRGSIDDADFASRFFAEKLPALVVSVGYSLAPQFPFPAAPEDAHRAALWVKTRARAFGADTKRIGVAGYDAGGQLANCLAFMTRDRGDVRIEAQALFGPMLDPSLTRLGDEARLGSDITASECAACYRAYLPKAAQRMHPYAAPLEAVRLANLPDTLIATAGNDVLHLEAEKYAGNLIAAGVLTQVIRFPNLSHAALVDHPAALQEAVSFFRCRFAARNTRGSA, from the coding sequence ATGGATGCATTTAACTCGCGTCACTCGCTGATTCCTCCGGGTAGCGGCCTGGCAGGCGGTCACACCTCGCTCGATGTCAGCGACGTGCGCATCGAGGGGTACGCACAGGACATCACGCTGCGGCTTTACCGGCAAACGGGCAAAGCCAGCTTGCCGATCCTGCTGTATTTCCATGGCGGCGGCTTCGTGCGCGGATCGATCGACGATGCGGATTTCGCGTCGCGCTTTTTCGCCGAGAAACTGCCGGCGCTCGTCGTATCGGTCGGTTATTCGCTGGCGCCGCAGTTCCCGTTTCCGGCCGCACCGGAGGACGCGCACCGCGCGGCGCTGTGGGTCAAGACGCGCGCGCGCGCTTTTGGTGCAGACACGAAACGGATCGGCGTCGCGGGGTACGACGCAGGCGGCCAGCTCGCCAACTGTCTCGCGTTCATGACACGCGATCGCGGCGACGTGCGTATCGAAGCGCAGGCGCTGTTCGGACCGATGCTGGATCCGAGCCTCACGCGTCTGGGCGACGAGGCGCGTCTCGGTTCGGACATCACCGCAAGCGAATGCGCGGCGTGCTACCGCGCGTATCTGCCGAAAGCGGCGCAGCGCATGCATCCGTATGCGGCGCCGCTCGAAGCGGTGCGGCTCGCGAATCTGCCCGACACGCTGATCGCGACCGCCGGCAACGACGTATTGCATCTCGAAGCGGAGAAGTACGCGGGCAATCTGATTGCCGCCGGCGTGCTGACGCAGGTGATTCGCTTTCCGAATCTGTCGCACGCGGCGCTCGTCGATCATCCGGCCGCGCTGCAGGAAGCAGTGAGCTTTTTCCGCTGTCGTTTTGCTGCTCGCAATACGCGCGGCAGCGCGTGA
- a CDS encoding LysR family transcriptional regulator, with product MDRLQAMQVFTRVVDTNSFTRAAETLDLPRASVTTIIQNLEAFLGTRLLHRTTRRLSLTPDGAAYYERCVRILADVEETEASFQTGNKKPHGKLRIDMPGSLGRLLVIPKLCEFHKLYPDIDLQLGLTDRPVDLLQEGVDCVVRVGALQDSSLVARRIGLFEGVSCAAPSYLERAGTPRTLEDLEQHKAVNYFSSRTGRTFDWEFLVGGKEVPVKMKGIVSVNDADAYVTCGLEGFGLIQPPLFMVLPHLRSGQLVEVLPDFKPLPMPISVVYPHSKHLSSKVRVFVDWVAELFDSCPLLSGRGSLDKPCTARTIEQREEEPILDTPVVTEWVA from the coding sequence ATGGACCGGCTCCAGGCCATGCAAGTGTTCACCCGGGTCGTCGATACGAACAGCTTCACGCGAGCGGCGGAAACGCTCGACCTGCCGCGCGCGTCGGTGACGACCATCATCCAGAACCTCGAAGCGTTTCTCGGCACGCGTCTGTTGCATCGGACCACGCGCCGCCTGTCGCTAACTCCCGATGGCGCCGCGTACTACGAACGGTGCGTGCGCATCCTCGCCGATGTCGAGGAAACCGAAGCGAGTTTCCAGACCGGCAACAAGAAGCCGCACGGCAAGCTGCGCATCGATATGCCGGGTTCGCTCGGCAGGCTGCTCGTCATACCGAAGCTCTGCGAATTCCACAAGCTCTATCCGGATATCGACTTGCAGCTCGGCTTGACTGACCGGCCGGTCGACCTTTTGCAGGAAGGCGTCGATTGCGTGGTGCGGGTCGGCGCGCTGCAGGATTCCTCACTGGTCGCGCGGCGCATCGGTCTGTTCGAAGGCGTCTCGTGCGCGGCGCCGTCGTATCTCGAGCGCGCGGGGACGCCGCGCACGCTCGAAGACCTCGAGCAGCACAAGGCCGTCAATTATTTTTCGAGCCGCACGGGCCGCACATTCGATTGGGAGTTTCTCGTCGGCGGCAAGGAAGTCCCTGTGAAGATGAAGGGCATTGTGTCGGTCAACGATGCGGATGCCTACGTAACCTGCGGGCTCGAAGGCTTCGGGCTGATCCAGCCGCCGCTTTTCATGGTGCTGCCGCATCTGCGCTCGGGTCAGCTCGTCGAAGTGCTGCCCGATTTCAAGCCGCTGCCGATGCCGATCTCGGTCGTCTATCCGCACAGCAAGCATCTGTCGTCGAAAGTGCGCGTATTCGTCGACTGGGTGGCCGAGCTGTTCGACAGCTGTCCGCTCCTGAGCGGACGCGGCAGCCTCGACAAGCCGTGTACCGCACGAACGATCGAACAGCGCGAAGAGGAGCCGATACTCGACACGCCTGTTGTTACGGAATGGGTGGCATAG
- a CDS encoding DUF4148 domain-containing protein — translation MKRSLFAVLALTVLASTSAFAQGGGGIGRAGTYQQQWWSNGSTVTRAQVKAEIAASHGYAIQNADAGNGARVADQNGNGANRVSDQ, via the coding sequence ATGAAGCGCAGCCTTTTCGCAGTTCTCGCTCTCACGGTATTGGCCAGCACGTCGGCGTTCGCACAAGGCGGCGGCGGAATCGGCCGTGCCGGCACCTATCAGCAGCAATGGTGGTCGAACGGCAGCACCGTGACGCGCGCGCAGGTAAAGGCGGAAATCGCCGCGTCGCACGGCTATGCGATTCAGAACGCCGACGCGGGCAACGGTGCTCGCGTCGCCGATCAGAACGGCAACGGCGCGAATCGCGTGAGCGATCAGTAA